From the Lycium ferocissimum isolate CSIRO_LF1 unplaced genomic scaffold, AGI_CSIRO_Lferr_CH_V1 ctg192, whole genome shotgun sequence genome, one window contains:
- the LOC132042926 gene encoding dihydrolipoyl dehydrogenase 2, mitochondrial isoform X2 translates to MFHEAQHSFANHGVKFSSVEVDLPAMMGQKDKAVSNLTRGIEGLFKKNKVNYVKGYGKFLSPSEISVDTVEGDNSVVKGKNIIIATGSDVKSLPGITIDEKRIVSSTGALALTEIPKRLVVIGAGYIGLEMGSVWGRLGSEVTVVEFLADIVPSMDGELRKQFQRTLEKQKMKFMLKTKVVSVDTTGDGVKLTVEPASGGDQTTLEADVVLVSAGRVPFTSGLGLDKIGVETDKGGRILVNERFSTNVPGVHAIGDVIPGPMLAHKAEEDGVACVEFIAGKEGHVDYDMVPGVVYTHPEVASVGKTEEQVKALGVDYRVGKFPFLANSRAKAIDDAEGIVKVIAEKESDKILGVHIMSPNAGELIHEAVLALQYGASSEDIARTCHAHPTMSEALKEAAMATYDKPIHM, encoded by the coding sequence ATGTTTCATGAAGCGCAGCATTCATTTGCCAATCATGGTGTGAAGTTTTCTTCTGTCGAAGTTGATCTCCCTGCCATGATGGGACAAAAAGATAAAGCTGTGTCTAACTTAACACGAGGTATTGAGGGTCtattcaagaagaacaaagtAAACTATGTTAAGGGCTATGGTAAATTCCTCTCCCCTTCTGAAATTTCTGTTGACACCGTCGAAGGTGATAATTCTGTTGTTAAAggcaaaaatattattattgcaACTGGCTCTGATGTCAAAAGTCTACCTGGCATAACCATTGATGAGAAGAGAATCGTGTCATCCACTGGAGCATTAGCTTTGACTGAAATTCCAAAAAGACTAGTTGTTATTGGTGCTGGCTATATAGGCCTTGAGATGGGATCTGTTTGGGGCCGCCTCGGCTCAGAGGTGACTGTTGTTGAATTTTTAGCTGATATTGTTCCATCCATGGATGGTGAACTTCGCAAGCAATTCCAACGTACTCTTGAGAAGCAAAAGATGAAATTCATGCTAAAGACTAAGGTGGTGTCAGTTGATACTACAGGTGATGGTGTGAAGTTGACCGTTGAACCTGCATCTGGTGGTGATCAGACTACTCTCGAGGctgatgttgttcttgtttctgCTGGAAGAGTTCCGTTCACTTCAGGGCTTGGATTGGACAAGATTGGAGTCGAAACTGACAAGGGTGGTAGAATCTTGGTCAATGAACGTTTTTCCACTAACGTCCCTGGGGTACATGCTATTGGTGATGTCATTCCTGGACCGATGTTGGCTCACAAGGCAGAGGAGGATGGTGTTGCTTGTGTGGAGTTCATTGCAGGCAAAGAGGGTCATGTAGACTATGATATGGTTCCCGGTGTGGTTTACACCCACCCCGAGGTGGCTTCTGTTGGGAAAACCGAGGAACAGGTAAAGGCACTTGGAGTTGATTATCGTGTTGGCAAATTTCCTTTCCTAGCAAACAGTAGAGCCAAGGCAATCGATGATGCTGAGGGAATTGTCAAGGTAATTGCTGAGAAAGAGAGCGATAAGATATTGGGTGTCCATATTATGTCACCTAACGCAGGGGAGCTTATTCACGAAGCTGTCCTGGCTTTGCAGTATGGAGCATCAAGTGAGGACATTGCTCGTACTTGCCATGCACATCCAACAATGAGTGAGGCACTCAAAGAAGCAGCAATGGCCACTTATGACAAGCCCATTCACATGTAG
- the LOC132042919 gene encoding MYB-like transcription factor EOBI: MDHHQRVDFGSRREVSSDNNNQNGDEDNNMDLKRGSWTVEEDLTLMNNIALHGEGRWNSLARFAGLNRTGKSCRLRWLNYLRPDVRRGNITLEEQLLILELHSRWGNRWSKIAQHLPGRTDNEIKNYWRTRVQKHAKQLKCDVNSKQFKDTLRYLWMPRLVERIQASSNSNNQVINQQSIQQTNDNIISNNNIVPNMSFTQENYSSTTTTASSENSIGTQVSDMSDNCYTNYPLNQSDYGESLISPTGYLQHGAVDFRTVDIDNNNNQQNVSQLFLDDVSDNLWNIEDMLFLQQQLN, from the exons ATGGATCATCATCAACGTGTTGATTTTGGTTCGAGAAGAGAAGTTAGTAGtgacaacaacaatcaaaatggtGATGAAGATAATAATATGGACCTCAAAAGAGGTTCATGGACTGTTGAAGAAGATTTAACTCTTATGAATAACATAGCTCTTCATGGCGAAGGTCGTTGGAATTCCCTCGCTCGTTTTGCAG GATTGAACAGGACAGGTAAAAGCTGCAGGTTAAGATGGCTTAATTATCTTCGACCAGATGTTCGACGTGGAAATATTACACTTGAAGAACAACTTTTGATTCTTGAACTTCATTCTCGTTGGGGCAATAG gTGGTCGAAAATTGCACAACATTTACCGGGAAGAACAGATAATGAGATCAAGAATTACTGGAGAACGCGAGTGCAAAAACATGCCAAACAGCTAAAATGTGATGTCAATAGCAAACAATTCAAAGATACATTACGTTATTTATGGATGCCAAGGCTAGTTGAGAGAATTCAAGCTTCTTCCAATTCAAATAATCAAGTGATTAATCAACAGTCAATTCAACAAACAAATGACAATATTATTAGTAACAATAATATTGTTCCAAACATGAGTTTCACACAAGAGAATTATTctagtacaacaacaacagctTCATCAGAGAATTCAATTGGGACACAAGTTTCAGACATGTCTGATAATTGCTACACTAATTACCCTCTTAATCAAAGTGATTATGGAGAATCCTTGATTAGTCCCACTGGTTATCTTCAACATGGTGCAGTAGACTTCAGAACAGTGGatattgataataataataatcagcAAAACGTGAGCCAATTATTTTTGGATGATGTTTCAGATAATTTGTGGAATATTGAGGATATGTTGTTTTTACAACAGCAACTCAATTAA
- the LOC132042915 gene encoding small ribosomal subunit protein bS1c-like — protein sequence MASLTHQFVGLKCPQISRTRIIHSNNKNLINPIIIHTKKQKIVCKATAVAITNAQTKERLKLKEMFEEAYERCRIAPMEGVAFTVEDFHSALEKYDFDSEIGTKVKGTVFKVDANGAFVDITAKSSAYLPVQEASIHNIKHVEEAGIFPGMREEFVVIGENEADDSLVLSLRSIQYDLAWERCRQLQAEDVVVKGKVVSANKGGVVALVEGLRGFIPFSQISSKSTAEELLGRELPLKFVEVDQEQTRLVLSNRKAVADSQTPLGIGSVVLGTVQSLKPYGAFIDIGGINGLLHVSQISHDRVSDIATVLQPGDTLKVMILSHDRERGRVSLSTKKLEPTPGDMIRNPKLVFEKAEEMAQTFRQRIAQAEAMARADILRFPPESGLTLNSDGILGPLTSELPAEGLDLGKVFPAEES from the exons atggcatcttTAACACATCAATTTGTAGGATTAAAATGTCCacaaatttcaagaacaagaataattcaCTCCAATAACAAGAACCTTATAAATCCCATTATAATCCAcacaaaaaagcaaaaaattgtGTGTAAAGCAACAGCAGTGGCAATAACAAATGCACAAACAAAAGAGAGACTTAAACTTAAAGAGATGTTTGAAGAAGCATATGAAAGATGTCGCATAGCACCTATGGAAGGTGTAGCTTTTACTGTTGAAGATTTTCATTCTGCACttgaaaaatatgattttgaCTCTGAAATAGGTACCAAG GTCAAAGGGACAGTATTTAAAGTAGATGCCAATGGAGCTTTCGTTGACATCACAGCAAAATCATCAGCATACTTGCCCGTACAAGAGGCTTCAATTCACAACATCAAGCATGTAGAAGAAGCTGGAATATTTCCTGGTATGAGAGAGGAGTTTGTGGTTATTGGTGAAAATGAAGCTGATGATAGTTTGGTATTGAGTTTGCGGTCAATTCAATATGACCTTGCATGGGAAAGGTGCAGACAACTTCAAGCTGAAGATGTTGTGGTCAAAGGTAAG GTGGTTAGTGCGAATAAAGGTGGAGTGGTGGCATTGGTCGAGGGCCTTCGTGGGTTTATTCCATTCTCACAAATATCATCG AAATCAACTGCAGAGGAGCTTTTGGGAAGGGAGCTTCCTCTGAAATTTGTTGAGGTTGATCAAGAGCAAACTAGACTTGTGCTCAGCAACCGTAAGGCCGTGGCTGATAGTCAGACACCATTGGGAATTGGGTCAGTTGTTCTTGGAACTGTCCAGAGCTTGAAACCATATGGTGCCTTCATCGATATTGGTGGGATCAATGGGCTTCTGCATGTCAGCCAGATCAGTCATGATCGCGTGTCAGATATTGCGACCGTCCTTCAGCCCGGTGACACTCTAAAG GTAATGATATTGAGCCATGACCGTGAGAGAGGTAGAGTGAGCCTCTCCACAAAGAAGCTAGAACCTACACCTGGTGACATGATTCGCAATCCAAAGCTCGTCTTTGAGAAG GCTGAAGAGATGGCTCAGACATTCCGGCAGAGAATTGCCCAAGCTGAAGCCATGGCTCGTGCTGATATACTGAGATTCCCGCCTGAG AGTGGATTGACTCTGAACTCCGACGGGATTTTAGGTCCCTTGACCTCTGAACTACCTGCAGAGGGACTAGATTTGGGTAAAGTTTTTCCAGCTGAAGAGTCATGA